The following proteins come from a genomic window of Purpureocillium takamizusanense chromosome 13, complete sequence:
- the GPI17 gene encoding GPI transamidase component (TransMembrane:2 (i32-50o494-513i)~COG:M~COG:O~EggNog:ENOG503NYTX~BUSCO:EOG092635DF) — MASDSPAGAAASAAPPKQPPPEKPSETRRRSYIVLSFWLIVLVLGLPIWWKTTTIYRADLPLDRMLQWADGKACRPVFPLRISVRADALPEKDAQHLVQLTQHAIDDLNDFPGHHLRLQLDPRRDGDADKAPIKGASVDEPALTIHLAPGEATSATLNPQAPVLDMTYVPKEVPSVNAASSTLASYIADQLQKTFDEEKSIISYLLSASAMSSGGRRHALSPEDADALAKRTTKSLRYAPTYHLTFSLFTDGAVPNSWDVDRALDDYLRPMLDVLRPIHNFTIDTQVQLYATPGVQSQVLGKEHLASFINAAEWPLSPSIGDAPTVNFVVFVGNQTIGIDSGAETSQSWMIPQWGTVYLLSLPPTATHVSAETLRQPMLTFGGHLLSLLGTPRSGSLPLRLSTLARIRSTDLLLRAASSLGSLARLARALPSIAIPRSVADGVSKSMHHLERACSSLGGPEGLLHARIAEEEAERAFFEKSMVGQLYFPDEHKIAVYLPLLGPVGVPLVLGLVNELKNWVRRRKQKAAEARDKKAQ, encoded by the exons ATGGCTTCAgactcgcccgccggcgcggccgcgtctgctgctccgcccAAGCAGCCGCCTCCCGAAAAACCCTCTGAGACGCGCCGCCGGTCCTACATTGTACTCTCGTTCTGGCTCATcgtgctcgtcctcggcctgcctATTTGGTGGAAGACGACCACCATCTACCGCGCGGATCTCCCCCTCGACCGCATGCTGCAGTGGGCTGATGGAAAG GCCTGCCGCCCAGTCTTCCCTCTCCGCATATCCGTTCGCGCCGATGCGCTCCCGGAAAAGGATGCCCAGCACCTGGTCCAGTTGACGCAGCATGCTATCGACGACCTCAACGACTTCCCCGGCCACCACCTGCGGCTTCAGCTCGACCCGAGAcgcgatggcgacgctgacAAGGCTCCCATCAAGGGCGCCAGCGTAGACGAACCTGCCCTGACAATCCACCTTGCCCCGGGCGAGGCTACGTCGGCCACTCTCAACCCCCAAGCGCCCGTCCTCGATATGACGTACGTGCCGAAGGAGGTGCCCTCGGTCAACGCAGCCTCGTCTACCTTGGCCTCTTACATTGCCGACCAGTTGCAAAAGACGTTTGATGAGGAAAAGTCCATCATATCGTACCTCCTTTCCGCCTCAGCCATGTCCtcggggggccgccgccatgccctcAGCCCAGAGGATGCCGACGCGCTGGCCAAGCGCACAACCAAGTCCCTCCGCTACGCTCCGACTTACCACCTCACCTTCTCTCTTTTCACTGATGGCGCCGTACCGAACTCGTGGGACGTGGAtcgcgcgctcgacgactACTTGCGGCCCATGCTCGATGTGCTGCGGCCCATCCACAACTTCACCATCGACACCCAGGTTCAGCTGTACGCCACGCCCGGCGTTCAGTCGCAGGTCCTCGGCAAGGAGCATCTCGCCTCCTTCATCAATGCCGCCGAATGGCCGCTGTCACCGTCGATTGGGGACGCGCCGACCGTCAACTTTGTCGTGTTTGTCGGCAATCAAACCATTGGCATCGACTCGGGCGCCGAGACATCACAGTCGTGGATGATTCCCCAATGGGGCACCGTCTATCTATTATCTTTGCCGCCTACGGCCACTCACGTCTCGGCCGAGACTTTGAGGCAGCCCATGCTGACCTTTGGCGGCCACCTGCTGTCTCTGCTGGGGACGCCGCGGTCAGGGTCCCTGCCGCTGAGACTGTCGACGCTTGCGCGCATCCGCTCCACGGATCTGCTACTgcgggccgcctcgtcgctgggCTCCCTGGCCCGCCTTGCGCGCGCCCTGCCGTCCATTGCCATCCCGCGCAGCGTCGCGGATGGCGTTTCCAAGAGCATGCACCACCTGGAGCGCGCCTGCTCCAGTCTGGGCGGGCCGGAGGGCCTACTGCacgcgcgcatcgccgaggaagaggcggagCGCGCCTTCTTCGAGAAGAGCATGGTCGGGCAGCTGTATTTCCCCGACGAGCACAAGATTGCCGTCtacctgccgctgctggggccCGTGGGAGTCCCGCTGGTGCTGGGGCTGGTCAATGAGCTCAAGAACTGGGTCCGGAGACGAAAGCAAAaagcggccgaggcgcgggaTAAGAAGGCACAGTGA